Proteins co-encoded in one Paramormyrops kingsleyae isolate MSU_618 unplaced genomic scaffold, PKINGS_0.4 ups79, whole genome shotgun sequence genomic window:
- the LOC140577565 gene encoding calcitonin gene-related peptide type 1 receptor-like isoform X1, protein MRINWISRLLNEGFSDRPAMKMDQRRLALSLSLFSISLLSVLANSWENTNTTEENPQEHMYKEITRYRIMNAQFECYQRIMKDVNRTREGSMCNRTWDGWLCWDDTEAGITSDQFCPDYFDNFDLTEMVTKICTESGYWFIHPESNRTWTNYTSCRKTIIEGGITAMNLLYLALIGDGLSLISLFISLGIFFHFKSLSCQRITLHKNLFFSFVLNSIASIWLMTSTKNNEVVQQNPTSCRLSMLIHLYLFGCNYFWMLCEGIYLHTLIVVAVFAEKQHLMWYYLLGWGFPLIPALIYAVARSYYHNDNCWISSNTSLLYIIHGPIVAALLVNLFFLLNIIRVLITKLKVTHQTETSLYMKAVRATLILVPLLGIQFVLWPYKPHSHVASEVYDYIMHILIHYQGLLVATIFCFFNGEVQGVLRRHWNQYRIQFGTPLAHPDALRSASYTASSITDVPGCYSIESLTEHFNGKGCHDTETSIFKPESPFA, encoded by the exons ATGAGGATAAATTGG ATCAGTAGGCTGCTTAACGAAGGATTCTCAGACAGGCCAGCAATGAAGATGGATCAACGCCGTCTAGCCCTGTCCCTCAGCCTGTTTTCCATCAGTCTA CTTTCCGTCTTAGCCAATTCATGGGAGAACACGAATACAACAGAAGAAAACCCGCAGGAGCACATGTACAAGGAAATCACCAGATACAGAATCATGAATGCTCAGTTTGAGTGCTACCAGAGGATCATGAAGGATGTCAACCGAACACGAGAAG GGTCCATGTGTAACCGCACCTGGGATGGCTGGCTATGCTGGGACGACACCGAAGCCGGCATCACCTCTGATCAGTTCTGCCCCGACTACTTTGACAACTTTGACCTTACAG AAATGGTGACAAAGATTTGCACAGAGAGTGGCTATTGGTTCATACATCCTGAAAGTAATAGAACCTGGACCAACTACACCAGCTGTAGAAAAACTATCATTGAAGGAGGAATA ACTGCGATGAATTTGTTATACTTGGCCCTGATTGGTGATGGATTGTCACTTATATCTTTGTTTATTTCACTTGGGATCTTTTTCCACTTCAA GAGTTTAAGTTGCCAAAGGATTACTCTGCACAAGaacctcttcttctccttcgTATTGAATTCCATTGCCTCAATCTGGTTAATGACTTCCACCAAGAACAATGAGGTGGTGCAGCAAAACCCA ACCAGCTGCAGGCTGTCCATGCTGATCCATCTCTACCTGTTCGGCTGTAACTACTTCTGGATGCTGTGTGAGGGGATCTACTTGCACACTCTCATTGTGGTGGCGGTGTTTGCTGAGAAACAGCACCTGATGTGGTACTATCTGCTGGGATGGG GATTCCCACTGATACCAGCCCTGATCTACGCAGTAGCCCGCAGTTACTACCACAATGATAA TTGTTGGATCAGCTCTAATACATCACTGCTGTACATCATCCATGGCCCTATTGTGGCAGCTTTATTG GTTAACCTCTTCTTTTTGCTCAACATCATCCGTGTTCTGATCACCAAGCTCAAGGTGACCCATCAGACGGAGACTAGCCTATACATGAAGGCTGTACGGGCCACACTGATTCTGGTGCCGCTCCTGGGGATCCAGTTTGTGCTGTGGCCATACAAGCCCCATAGTCATGTGGCATCTGAAGTCTACGATTATATTATGCACATCCTGATACATTACCAG gGGCTGCTGGTGGCCACCATATTCTGTTTCTTTAATGGGGAG GTGCAAGGGGTTCTGAGAAGACACTGGAACCAGTATCGCATTCAGTTCGGTACACCCTTGGCTCACCCAGATGCCCTGCGCTCAGCATCCTACACAGCCTCCAGCATCACCGATGTGCCCGGCTGCTACAGCATCGAAAGCCTCACGGAACACTTTAATGGCAAGGGCTGCCATGACACTGAGACCAGCATATTCAAACCAGAGAGCCCCTTTGCCTGA
- the LOC140577565 gene encoding calcitonin gene-related peptide type 1 receptor-like isoform X2 has protein sequence MKMDQRRLALSLSLFSISLLSVLANSWENTNTTEENPQEHMYKEITRYRIMNAQFECYQRIMKDVNRTREGSMCNRTWDGWLCWDDTEAGITSDQFCPDYFDNFDLTEMVTKICTESGYWFIHPESNRTWTNYTSCRKTIIEGGITAMNLLYLALIGDGLSLISLFISLGIFFHFKSLSCQRITLHKNLFFSFVLNSIASIWLMTSTKNNEVVQQNPTSCRLSMLIHLYLFGCNYFWMLCEGIYLHTLIVVAVFAEKQHLMWYYLLGWGFPLIPALIYAVARSYYHNDNCWISSNTSLLYIIHGPIVAALLVNLFFLLNIIRVLITKLKVTHQTETSLYMKAVRATLILVPLLGIQFVLWPYKPHSHVASEVYDYIMHILIHYQGLLVATIFCFFNGEVQGVLRRHWNQYRIQFGTPLAHPDALRSASYTASSITDVPGCYSIESLTEHFNGKGCHDTETSIFKPESPFA, from the exons ATGAAGATGGATCAACGCCGTCTAGCCCTGTCCCTCAGCCTGTTTTCCATCAGTCTA CTTTCCGTCTTAGCCAATTCATGGGAGAACACGAATACAACAGAAGAAAACCCGCAGGAGCACATGTACAAGGAAATCACCAGATACAGAATCATGAATGCTCAGTTTGAGTGCTACCAGAGGATCATGAAGGATGTCAACCGAACACGAGAAG GGTCCATGTGTAACCGCACCTGGGATGGCTGGCTATGCTGGGACGACACCGAAGCCGGCATCACCTCTGATCAGTTCTGCCCCGACTACTTTGACAACTTTGACCTTACAG AAATGGTGACAAAGATTTGCACAGAGAGTGGCTATTGGTTCATACATCCTGAAAGTAATAGAACCTGGACCAACTACACCAGCTGTAGAAAAACTATCATTGAAGGAGGAATA ACTGCGATGAATTTGTTATACTTGGCCCTGATTGGTGATGGATTGTCACTTATATCTTTGTTTATTTCACTTGGGATCTTTTTCCACTTCAA GAGTTTAAGTTGCCAAAGGATTACTCTGCACAAGaacctcttcttctccttcgTATTGAATTCCATTGCCTCAATCTGGTTAATGACTTCCACCAAGAACAATGAGGTGGTGCAGCAAAACCCA ACCAGCTGCAGGCTGTCCATGCTGATCCATCTCTACCTGTTCGGCTGTAACTACTTCTGGATGCTGTGTGAGGGGATCTACTTGCACACTCTCATTGTGGTGGCGGTGTTTGCTGAGAAACAGCACCTGATGTGGTACTATCTGCTGGGATGGG GATTCCCACTGATACCAGCCCTGATCTACGCAGTAGCCCGCAGTTACTACCACAATGATAA TTGTTGGATCAGCTCTAATACATCACTGCTGTACATCATCCATGGCCCTATTGTGGCAGCTTTATTG GTTAACCTCTTCTTTTTGCTCAACATCATCCGTGTTCTGATCACCAAGCTCAAGGTGACCCATCAGACGGAGACTAGCCTATACATGAAGGCTGTACGGGCCACACTGATTCTGGTGCCGCTCCTGGGGATCCAGTTTGTGCTGTGGCCATACAAGCCCCATAGTCATGTGGCATCTGAAGTCTACGATTATATTATGCACATCCTGATACATTACCAG gGGCTGCTGGTGGCCACCATATTCTGTTTCTTTAATGGGGAG GTGCAAGGGGTTCTGAGAAGACACTGGAACCAGTATCGCATTCAGTTCGGTACACCCTTGGCTCACCCAGATGCCCTGCGCTCAGCATCCTACACAGCCTCCAGCATCACCGATGTGCCCGGCTGCTACAGCATCGAAAGCCTCACGGAACACTTTAATGGCAAGGGCTGCCATGACACTGAGACCAGCATATTCAAACCAGAGAGCCCCTTTGCCTGA